The Bacteroidia bacterium DNA window CTATTACCCATGAAGACTTACAAGAGGCTATCTGGACAAACCCAAATGAAATACCGGATAACGGCATTGATGACGACATGAACTTATATGTTGATGATGTAAATGGTTATGATGTAGCTGATATGGATAACGACCCGAACCCTCCGTCTAATGCAAATTTTTTTCTATTTTCCCATGGTACACATACCTGCGGAATTGCCGGTGCAGTTACCGATAACGGGATAGGCGTTGCTTCATTGGGTTACAACTTAGCTATTATGCCGGTAAAAGCTGCCCAAGACACCTCAGGCGGGCAAACTATACAGGCTGGTTATGAAGGCTTAGACTATGCCATGCGCACAGGCGCAAGAGTTATTTCGATGTCTTGGGGCGGGCCAGGAAGAGCAGGAGTTCATCAAGCGTTGATTAATAGTGCCATTGCTGATTATGATATTGCATTGATAGCCGCTGCCGGTAATGATAATGATACACTACCTATTTTCCCTGGAGATTATAGGTACGTCATTAAGGTTGGAGCAACCGAAAATAATGATACTAAAGCAAGTTATTCTAACTACGCAGGAAAAAATAGCCGTATTGATGTATGCGCTCCCGGTAGCAACATCCTAAGCAGTGTGCCCGGTACAATGCTTTCCTATTTTCAGCAAAGTGGCACCTCAATGTCCACGCCACTCGTTGCCAGCTTAGTAGGCATGATGCGCTCTTACAAGCCGGATTATAAGGCTACCCAAATCATCAATTGCTTAAAGTCTTCCTGTGATGATATTTCGGCCAAAAATCCTGACTATATCGGAAGGCTTGGAGCAGGCCGTATCAATGCAGCAAACGCCTTGGCTTGTCTATCCCAAACAGCTATTGACAGCCAAAATCAACCCTTGAAGTTTAACGTTTTACCCAACCCAGTTGAGAACCGGCTGCATATCATTGGAAATGAGGGCATTAAAGGAGTCGTTTATCTATACAACTTATTAGGCAAAAGAGTTTTAGAATATCCGCTTTCAGGAAGCTATGATACCGAAATTTCCGTAGATACTCTTTCACCAAGTGTCTATTTTCTTGAAGTAGTAACAGATCAAGGCACTTATTCCCAAAAAATCATCAAACGTTAAAAGGCGTTTTTCTATGGGGTTGTTTTATTCAGAAAGCACAATAAAGTTTTCTGAATAGAAAATAGAAACTATAAACAACCCGTTTCAAATTTTAGAGAGAACAAAAAAAGAAACCCTTAGGAGAACTACCTGATTTTCCAAGCAAAAAAGTATTGATATTCTAATAACATCAATACTTTTTTATAATTGCTGATTTTACTTAGTGGCGGTAGTATCTACGTTAATTAATATAATTCCACCTATTGAATGGATAATTCCGTTACGTGCACGAATATCTCCGTGTGTAATATGTTTCCCATTTACATACATATCTCTACCTTGATGCTCTACTTTAAGACTATAATCAGATATTGTTTTGATTTCTGAAACAGTTCTAAGATTATTTATATCATGTATTTCTGGAATTATGTGTGCTTTCACTAAGTTGTATAGTTTTTGTTTATTAGCTGGTTTATACAAACTTGCGATAAAACCCGGGGGGAGTTTTAAAAACTCATCATCATTGGGAGCT harbors:
- a CDS encoding S8 family peptidase → MFRLFLYITLVLGFFSQNNIQAQPLSQRPWYYDGVLYLKIRNESNLKLTPFSDSGSSEKLQNPEKFTQIFSQYGVTKLFQPFKTPTPTIQRIYELNFSQVGRTEELINALQSLKDVEFAERKPIMYSMYKPNDPRYTQSQAYLKVVKAEQAWDIHRPQMDILLAVVDDACAITHEDLQEAIWTNPNEIPDNGIDDDMNLYVDDVNGYDVADMDNDPNPPSNANFFLFSHGTHTCGIAGAVTDNGIGVASLGYNLAIMPVKAAQDTSGGQTIQAGYEGLDYAMRTGARVISMSWGGPGRAGVHQALINSAIADYDIALIAAAGNDNDTLPIFPGDYRYVIKVGATENNDTKASYSNYAGKNSRIDVCAPGSNILSSVPGTMLSYFQQSGTSMSTPLVASLVGMMRSYKPDYKATQIINCLKSSCDDISAKNPDYIGRLGAGRINAANALACLSQTAIDSQNQPLKFNVLPNPVENRLHIIGNEGIKGVVYLYNLLGKRVLEYPLSGSYDTEISVDTLSPSVYFLEVVTDQGTYSQKIIKR
- a CDS encoding fasciclin domain-containing protein, with the protein product MKLIMFKQFIVIFLLSSVVFGYAQPSIPMVLSAQGRHNTFVGLLKASGYWDTFETKREYTILAPNDDEFLKLPPGFIASLYKPANKQKLYNLVKAHIIPEIHDINNLRTVSEIKTISDYSLKVEHQGRDMYVNGKHITHGDIRARNGIIHSIGGIILINVDTTATK